A genome region from Eremothecium cymbalariae DBVPG#7215 chromosome 4, complete sequence includes the following:
- the MSS116 gene encoding ATP-dependent RNA helicase (similar to Ashbya gossypii AGL112C) — MVMMMCIRNLQRLGRSAALRKAAATPSLTVRFVSRTSVLLDRYSRGSGYQSNSRGGSGGNNSYRRPSRGGWDRPNRSRYDKWDKHEEEFEFKNSKFTEVKKLTAEEMSEEISIESLKKEGLLHEQLYDAVKMQNFESLTPVQQRTIKPILMTSNDVVARAKTGTGKTMAFLIPMFQRLFMTQNEYSDKVKCVVVAPTRDLAEQIQFEVLKLQKANKALRKFSSICLIGGTSLVNSMRRMDRHAPSIVIATPGRLLDVMGNSGDKYFNAVDFKVLDEADTLLDIGFKADLQRISSTLNSLNQKGAEHIRTLLFSATISSNVQELANNIMNGDTCLFIDTVHKDEPEAHEKITQNLIVSESYAHNLVAPVETIEKHLKKRKFKAILFLPTVKSVEFYGNLLKKLFRSLPISLFHGKVSQQRRSRLVKEFKASKHGLFICTDVGARGMDFPEVDHVYQLGVPSGLSNYVHRIGRTARGGREGEATIFLCKQELPFINELERQKNIQIANQEEYTPDSAIEEKCYSGLSQQDYELEEFLKSCLSFYRSVMQEFRLRDDITASVGSAYGNILGGSEKIKLDSNVIARYANIRNRKMINEVFDLGGSQRHRSSDQFDYFEDSNSSKSYQKGSYGSRGHFDNYQRRSNLKYSGNRNNSSNPSIDY; from the coding sequence atggtgatgatgatgtgTATCAGGAATCTTCAAAGGTTGGGAAGGTCTGCTGCTTTGAGAAAGGCAGCAGCTACTCCTAGTCTTACGGTGAGATTTGTTTCAAGGACATCTGTGTTATTGGATAGGTATTCCAGGGGGTCTGGCTACCAAAGTAATTCTAGAGGAGGATCAGGCGGTAATAATTCCTATAGAAGACCGTCCCGGGGTGGTTGGGATAGGCCTAATAGATCCAGATATGATAAGTGGGACAAGCACGAGGAAGAGTTTGAATTTAAGAATTCCAAGTTCACAGAGGTCAAAAAGCTGACGGCTGAGGAAATGTCTGAGGAGATTAGTATTGagagtttgaaaaaggaaGGTTTGCTGCATGAGCAGTTGTACGATGCTGTCAAAATGCAGAATTTTGAATCTCTGACACCAGTACAGCAGCGGACAATCAAGCCTATTTTGATGACGTCAAATGACGTTGTCGCTAGAGCCAAGACAGGTACTGGTAAAACTATGGCATTTTTGATTCCAATGTTCCAGCGTCTGTTTATGACGCAAAATGAATATTCAGACAAGGTTAAGTGTGTTGTGGTTGCACCAACAAGAGATTTGGCTGAAcaaattcaatttgaagTCCTCAAGCTGCAGAAAGCCAATAAAGCTTTGAGGAAATTCTCCTCTATTTGTCTAATTGGGGGTACAAGTCTTGTTAATTCAATGCGTAGGATGGACAGGCATGCGCCAAGCATAGTTATTGCTACGCCAGGTAGACTGTTGGATGTTATGGGTAACAGTGGGGACAAGTACTTTAATGCTgttgattttaaagttttaGATGAAGCAGATACATTGTTAGATATTGGGTTCAAGGCTGATCTGCAAAGAATTTCCAGCACGTTAAATTCTCTAAATCAGAAAGGAGCTGAGCATATCAGAACTCTGTTATTTTCCGCGACTATCAGTTCTAATGTGCAGGAGTTGGCTAACAACATCATGAACGGAGACACTTGCCTATTCATTGATACTGTTCACAAAGATGAACCGGAAGCCCATGAGAAGATCACTCAAAATTTGATCGTCTCTGAGTCTTACGCACACAATTTAGTTGCTCCAGTTGAAACCATTGAGAAgcacttgaaaaaaaggaaatttAAAGCTATTTTATTCCTTCCAACTGTTAAATCTGTTGAATTTTATGGTAActtattgaaaaagttgtTTCGTTCATTGCCCATTTCCTTATTCCATGGAAAGGTTAGTCAACAGAGACGTAGTCGTCTTGTAAAAGAGTTCAAGGCATCAAAACATGGTCTCTTTATTTGCACAGATGTGGGTGCTCGTGGTATGGATTTCCCAGAAGTTGACCATGTATACCAGCTTGGTGTCCCAAGTGGACTATCCAATTATGTCCACAGGATTGGTAGAACAGCGAGAGGCGGCAGAGAGGGAGAAGCTACGATATTCCTATGTAAGCAAGAGCTACCTTTTATCAATGAATTAGAGCGCCAAAAAAACATTCAGATTGCCAATCAGGAAGAGTATACTCCTGATTCagcaattgaagaaaagtGTTACAGCGGGCTATCCCAGCAAGATTATGAACTGgaggaatttttgaaatcctGTTTATCTTTCTACAGATCCGTAATGCAAGAGTTCCGTTTGCGAGATGATATCACCGCCTCTGTTGGTTCAGCCTACGGTAACATTTTAGGTGGTTCAGAGAAAATCAAATTGGATTCTAATGTTATCGCCAGATATGCTAACATTAGAAACCGCAAGATGATCaatgaagtttttgatcTTGGTGGATCTCAAAGACATCGTTCAAGCGATCAGTTTGATTACTTTGAAGATTCGAATTCTTCTAAATCTTATCAGAAAGGCAGTTATGGAAGCAGAGGCCATTTTGACAATTATCAGAGACGCAGTAACCTTAAATACAGTGGTAATCGGAATAACTCGTCCAATCCGAGTATCGATTACTAG
- the REF2 gene encoding RNA-processing protein REF2 (similar to Ashbya gossypii AGL111W), with translation MYKHNDEKQEEDSKRTLRAMNSIPEKINIAHAMPSSMITVMRDDIKHFQQQVRELDQKQMDKVDHYIDQLDSIFTQFCKDNEHVEKKARGVTEADIQLFQGLKRMYADYMNQLSEIKKKKVEEEQECHADKPLEYILDELPYLQPSERNRYISALLKDRVPFSKDMKLFEGIANLCLLDGSVKDYLQTYKCLLQSVGFTQEEILSRIPFLANDYEPTEAVKREVTPDTPLSSDTVSQDASNDSTNTNNTTSTAISLLSNTSTSESNDRPEEDKKKKISFSKYLKKDVSEPVKRSLSPDENAQPIVKKQKFESPVSILRDGKKTKKRSVIRFVDDCKLVTVFGDDLPDSGVITSPDRLKKILNPYVEGEPREFLLENWRTQKVHKLIIDVGIIEDSDISEFRNGPIATSTKVPTAYRLNFTKFNEDLANFHKEPVDNEEEEQELKNHKGKRRGGKGPIIVRAFGKNALLLKKERGGLPYKKVPEVRRNDYPSRPDDDM, from the coding sequence ATGTATAAACACAACGACGagaaacaagaagaagattccaAAAGAACACTCAGGGCCATGAACTCCATCCCTgagaaaataaatatcGCGCATGCTATGCCCTCCTCTATGATTACTGTCATGAGAGATGATATTAAACATTTCCAACAACAAGTTAGGGAATTGGATCAAAAGCAGATGGATAAGGTAGATCATTATATAGACCAGTTAGACTCTATCTTTACCCAGTTTTGTAAAGACAACGAACATGTTGAGAAAAAAGCTAGAGGTGTAACTGAAGCAGATATTCAGCTTTTTCAAGGCCTAAAAAGGATGTATGCTGATTATATGAATCAGTTGAGTGagataaagaagaagaaggttgaAGAGGAACAAGAATGTCATGCGGATAAACCGCTGGAGTATATTCTAGATGAGTTACCTTATTTGCAACCTTCAGAACGTAATAGGTATATTAGTGCATTGCTCAAGGATAGGGTTCCGTTTTCTAAGGATATGAAGTTGTTTGAAGGCATTGCGAACTTGTGCTTGCTAGATGGATCTGTGAAGGATTATCTACAGACATACAAATGCTTGTTGCAGAGTGTGGGGTTCAcacaagaagaaatattaAGTAGAATTCCATTTCTTGCAAATGACTATGAGCCAACCGAGGCAGTGAAGCGAGAGGTTACGCCTGATACGCCATTGTCGTCGGACACTGTCTCTCAGGATGCAAGTAATGACTCAACGAACACTAATAATACTACATCAACTGCTATTTCATTGCTATCTAATACTTCTACTTCTGAGTCTAACGACAGACCAGAGGaggataaaaagaaaaagatttcattttcaaagtatttaaaaaaggaCGTTTCAGAGCCAGTTAAGAGGTCACTGTCTCCAGATGAGAATGCACAACCTATTGTGAAAAAACAGAAATTTGAATCGCCGGTATCTATTTTGAGAGATGGGAAAAAGACGAAGAAACGTTCTGTGATTAGATTCGTGGATGACTGCAAACTTGTAACTGTATTTGGTGACGATTTACCTGATTCAGGTGTAATAACCTCTCCAGATAGACTAAAGAAAATTCTAAATCCATATGTAGAGGGGGAACCAAGGGAATTCCTTCTTGAAAACTGGAGGACTCAAAAAGTGCATAAATTGATAATAGATGTCGGAATTATCGAAGATTCCGATATTTCTGAGTTTAGGAACGGGCCTATTGCAACAAGCACAAAGGTTCCAACAGCTTACAGGCTCAATTTCACTAAGTTTAACGAGGATTTGGCAAACTTTCACAAAGAACCTGtagataatgaagaagaagaacaagaactgaAAAACCATAAAGGTAAAAGAAGAGGCGGTAAAGGACCAATTATCGTGCGTGCATTTGGTAAAAATGCTCTCTTGttaaaaaaagagagagGCGGTCTTCCGTATAAAAAGGTGCCAGAAGTCCGCAGAAATGACTACCCCTCTAGACCAGATGACGACAtgtag
- the CSC1 gene encoding Csc1p (similar to Ashbya gossypii AGL114C), producing MKKWLLDIGRNFLLGNNGTRANLVMDDPPPDYRRPTTPIVTLQLLIASLLGLFAFISFSILLRRFPKLYASRKYRIPSLPDWNEKSLFGWLPVLYRITDQQVLEYAGLDAFVLLGFFKMSIKFLSVCCFLSMTIISPIRYSFTGRYDDGNDGDGGNGTGTYYASSVLKELPIPEYDGGNEDAPERAEVYLWMYVVFTFFFTLLALYMLVEQTKIVVKTRQQYLGRQRAITDRTIRLSGIPMKLRNEQKLKQHIEGLKIGKVSSITICREWGSLNRLFHYRSLVLNVLELKISDCPSELRREQIYSEEHYTLRRRRNLDIEDAGESINEPPQSQDTYESENHRLFNEIQLKGRPTMRTGLFGWFGEKVDAIDYLTQQLNFIDEEIVKARQKHYSPTPTAFITMDSVANAQMAAQALLDPGVHCFIARLAPAPHDIKWDHVCLSRKERLAKSYSVTIFIGLCTIFLILPVSYLATLLNIKTITKFWSGLAKFLEGNEWALNIVTGLLPYIFTLLNVGIPYLYAHLTSKQGLVSHSEEELSLVSKNFFYVFVDLFLVFTLAGTASTYWGYLSDTTKIAYQLAASVKELSLFYVDLIILQGIGFFPIKLLLVGSLIGFPFVKITCKTPRQRREMFNPPIFNFGLQLPQPIVVLIITIIYSVMSTKILASGLVYFIIGYYVYKYQLVYATDHLPHATGKVWPLVFRRVIMGLLLFQLTMAGTLAGFQGGWVLSSCLFPLPLITISFLWDFEKNYLPLSQFIALSSIRENERDRANFPDSADVNDNFDYPYLVSPLEGPMLE from the coding sequence ATGAAAAAGTGGTTATTAGATATAGGGAGAAACTTTCTGCTGGGTAATAATGGCACTAGAGCTAATTTGGTTATGGATGATCCCCCACCGGACTATAGGAGACCAACTACACCAATTGTGACTCTACAGTTATTAATTGCCTCATTATTGGGCCTTTTTGCATTTATATCATTCTCCATCCTATTGAGAAGATTTCCGAAGTTATATGCTAGCAGGAAGTATAGAATACCGTCGCTTCCTGATTGGAATGAGAAGTCACTGTTTGGATGGTTACCGGTACTTTACCGAATTACCGATCAACAAGTGCTTGAATATGCAGGCTTAGATGCATTTGTTCTTCTGGgctttttcaaaatgaGCATTAAATTTTTGTCAGTTTGCTGTTTTCTGTCGATGACTATAATTTCCCCTATAAGGTACTCTTTTACTGGAAGATATGATGATGGTAACGATGGTGATGGAGGTAACGGAACTGGTACTTATTATGCGTCGAGTGTACTTAAGGAGCTCCCTATACCTGAATACGATGGCGGTAATGAGGATGCGCCAGAAAGAGCGGAAGTGTATCTCTGGATGTATGTTGTGTTTACGTTCTTTTTCACTCTCTTGGCATTGTACATGCTAGTTGAACAAACGAAGATCGTTGTCAAAACTAGACAGCAATACCTTGGGAGACAAAGAGCTATTACAGATAGAACTATCAGGTTATCTGGAATCCCCATGAAACTGAGAAATGAACAGAAGTTAAAACAGCACATAGAGGGGCTAAAAATTGGCAAGGTTTCCTCTATTACTATTTGTCGTGAATGGGGATCTCTAAATAGATTATTCCATTACAGAAGTCTTGTACTAAATGTATTAGAACTCAAAATAAGTGATTGCCCTTCTGAGTTAAGGAGAGAGCAGATATATTCAGAGGAGCATTATACCCTGAGAAGAAGACGGAATTTAGATATCGAAGACGCTGGTGAGTCGATAAATGAACCTCCTCAGTCTCAAGATACATATGAGAGTGAAAATCACCGTTTATTCAATGAAATACAATTGAAAGGACGTCCAACAATGAGAACAGGACTTTTTGGTTGGTTTGGCGAAAAAGTGGATGCCATTGATTACTTGACTCAACAGTTAAactttattgatgaagagatCGTCAAGGCTCGTCAAAAACACTATTCGCCAACACCAACAGCATTTATAACAATGGATTCCGTGGCAAATGCTCAGATGGCAGCACAAGCTTTACTGGATCCAGGGGTACATTGCTTCATTGCCAGACTTGCTCCTGCCCCTCATGACATAAAATGGGATCATGTTTGTTTATCTCGGAAAGAAAGGCTCGCGAAAAGTTATTCGGTAACTATTTTCATTGGTTTATGtacaatatttttgattcttcCTGTATCATATTTGGCAACATtattgaatataaagaCAATTACCAAGTTTTGGTCTGGTTTAGCCAAATTTTTAGAGGGTAATGAATGGGCTCTCAATATCGTTACAGGATTGTTACCTTATATTTTCACCTTGCTTAACGTAGGAATCCCATATTTATATGCGCATTTAACTTCCAAGCAAGGATTGGTTTCGCATAGCGAAGAAGAGTTATCATTAGTATCAAAGAATTTCTTTTATGTTTTTGTTGACTTATTCCTAGTTTTTACTTTGGCGGGAACTGCTTCGACTTATTGGGGATATTTAAGCGacacaacaaaaatagCCTATCAGCTAGCTGCTTCTGTAAAGGAACTGTCACTCTTCTATGTTGACCTAATAATTTTACAGGGTATAGGGTTTTTCCCTATtaagttgttgttggtgggATCTTTGATTGGCTTTCCCTTCGTGAAAATTACATGCAAGACCCCCAGACAAAGACGAGAAATGTTTAATCCTCcaattttcaattttggcTTACAATTACCTCAACCTATCGTGGTGCTTATAATCACAATAATCTACAGTGTTATGAGTACGAAAATATTGGCTTCTGGGTTGGTTTATTTCATCATTGGATATTACGTATACAAATATCAACTAGTATATGCCACTGACCACCTTCCACATGCAACAGGTAAAGTTTGGCCTTTAGTTTTCAGAAGAGTAATTATGGGACTGCTGCTTTTCCAATTAACAATGGCTGGTACATTGGCTGGTTTCCAAGGCGGCTGGGTTTTATCTTCCTGCCTGTTTCCTTTGCCCCTGATTACAATTAGCTTTTTGTGGGATTTCGAAAAAAACTATTTACCTTTATCTCAGTTCATTGCGCTGAGTTCCATTAGAGAGAATGAAAGAGACCGTGCAAATTTTCCGGATTCTGCCGATGTTAATGACAACTTTGACTATCCATATCTAGTCTCTCCACTAGAAGGTCCAATGTTAGaatga
- the CAB5 gene encoding putative dephospho-CoA kinase (similar to Ashbya gossypii AGL110C): MLVVGLTGGIACGKSTVSKRFRERYKIPIIDADFIAREIMEPGECTYQKVVERFQDKVPDLVFANGGLNRPALGAWVFAHPDERKALNSITHPEIRRRILFRILACYLKMYPMCVLDIPLLFEAGMDIFCGVTISVVCDQKTQVERLMVRNPELTREQALDRIGSQMSIEERIERSDYVIKNNGNLETLYGSVDSVVTYVKPFIFSVILHYFLPFGIISALSVMLSKTYKNRIASSASFRRRDRNKKKEDKLKKKMAKVNKKTAIKDKKKASKGEKKKRMSFFKVFG; encoded by the coding sequence ATGCTTGTTGTTGGGTTGACAGGCGGAATTGCCTGTGGGAAATCGACAGTTTCGAAGAGATTTCGAGAACGGTACAAGATCCCTATAATCGATGCAGATTTTATTGCCAGGGAGATTATGGAACCTGGTGAATGTACATATCAAAAGGTTGTTGAGAGATTCCAGGATAAGGTACCGGATCTTGTCTTTGCGAATGGTGGATTGAATAGACCTGCCTTAGGGGCTTGGGTATTTGCTCATCCGGATGAGCGCAAGGCATTGAATAGCATTACGCATCCTGAGATTAGGCGGAGGATTTTGTTTAGAATTTTGGCTTGTTACCTGAAGATGTATCCAATGTGTGTCTTGGATATTCCGTTGTTATTTGAGGCAGGGATGGACATATTTTGTGGGGTAACCATTAGTGTGGTTTGTGATCAAAAGACGCAGGTTGAAAGGTTAATGGTTCGAAATCCTGAACTAACTAGGGAACAAGCGTTGGACAGAATTGGTTCCCAGATGTCCATCGAGgaaagaattgaaagatCTGATTATGTGATTAAGAACAATGGGAATTTGGAGACACTCTACGGGTCTGTGGACAGTGTCGTTACATATGTCAAACCATTTATTTTCAGTGTTATATTGCACtattttttgccttttGGTATAATATCTGCACTATCTGTGATGTTATCTAAAACATACAAGAACCGGATTGCTAGTTCAGCAAGCTTCAGGAGACGCGATAGGAATAAGAAGAAAGAGGATAAGctaaagaagaaaatggcTAAGGTGAATAAGAAAACTGCAATCAAGGACAAAAAGAAGGCGTCGAAGGGAGAGAAAAAGAAGCGCATGTCATTTTTCAAGGTTTTTGGCTAA
- the CBS2 gene encoding Cbs2p (similar to Ashbya gossypii AGL109W) produces MSIPRVYAVGATPVASYVSYEIAKLSLQPKVPQVVLLLQDLKKLHRFLQNDSKLSFTTGGHRSDIQFMASGKPPTFGSDRLLEIENLIVGEPSRKSFSMSLNKYKKSTTPHSSILLLNPEFGLIENIYRYVWPDPSDRPQLYVGLTQQDRLKKVSEFEVKLMGSGPIHLSISPIPKNLPSYNYDDDVKYLQESIESNGLLGLLNNLKSDTVDHTIMPIFYPFGQLLLVRLRELFLASCIEPLAVLYGCQKYGELLKLEHTEGLVKSLLQEQISIFKKAYPFVENIPKSNKTLCIDELSVALWKRVKWMEHVNPKMQQDIQALNSTNVNSLNGYFVSLANYRKVACPLNQMMLSLIKDRALIGKNRALSDKYL; encoded by the coding sequence ATGAGTATTCCTCGAGTATATGCGGTGGGAGCAACACCTGTGGCATCATATGTTTCTTATGAGATAGCTAAGCTGTCATTACAGCCTAAAGTTCCGCAAGTTGTACTACTTTTACAAGACTTGAAGAAGCTTCATCGCTTTTTACAAAATGATTCCAAATTAAGTTTTACCACAGGTGGTCATAGGAGTGACATTCAATTCATGGCATCGGGCAAACCCCCAACTTTTGGGTCTGATAGATTGCTGGAGATAGAAAATTTAATTGTCGGAGAACCATCGCGGAAGTCGTTTTCGATGTCATTGAATAAATATAAGAAAAGCACTACGCCGCATTCATCGATTTTGTTATTGAATCCAGAATTTGGGCTtatagaaaatatatacagatACGTGTGGCCGGATCCATCTGATAGACCCCAATTGTATGTCGGTTTAACGCAACAAGATCGGTTGAAAAAGGTTTCTGAATTTGAAGTAAAACTAATGGGCTCTGGGCCAATACATTTAAGCATCAGCCCCATACCAAAGAATCTGCCTAGTTATAAttacgatgatgatgtcaaatatttacaagAGTCGATAGAAAGTAATGGTTTACTGGGACTGTTGAACAATTTAAAGTCAGACACTGTAGATCACACTATAATGCCCATATTCTATCCATTCGGTCAGCTTCTCCTTGTTAGGTTAAGGGAATTATTCCTAGCCTCTTGTATTGAGCCGCTGGCCGTCTTATATGGTTGCCAGAAGTATGgagaattattaaaattagAACATACAGAAGGTTTAGTTAAATCGTTACTACAAGAACAAATTagcatttttaaaaaagccTACCcatttgttgaaaatatcCCAAAAAGTAATAAGACCCTATGCATTGATGAACTTAGTGTAGCATTATGGAAGAGAGTAAAGTGGATGGAACATGTTAATCCCAAAATGCAGCAAGATATTCAAGCCTTGAATAGTACAAATGTGAACTCATTGAATGGttattttgtttcattAGCCAACTATAGAAAAGTTGCATGCCCTCTTAATCAAATGATGCTATCTCTTATTAAGGACAGAGCCTTAATCGGGAAAAACAGGGCGTTGTCGGACAAATACCTATAA
- the VPS34 gene encoding phosphatidylinositol 3-kinase VPS34 (similar to Ashbya gossypii AGL113C) yields the protein MPSQSITFVVSQELNTPLRIKVVSLDGCKRLLQPSQRFTQSHLAKKVSNLRVISDLFVSVQVFDKERNRMLTPPVYTQHVPFKNGRIWNQWLALPININQLDQNSTLKIRIWEYDGGDECLFAAMETPVFSCVDGTLKRGKESIRFEYGVSDSSKVEVSDIQRLMNKYDQGEIKAVDWLDNLTFKKLESMQKEMRLPKGTFLLNIEFPYIELRVVYTETVNPDVQKNIPTLHNFEQLNEATESKQDTQAKISIGDSHQSTLKFYDPDQYNVDVIEEKFQRLERSSKSSTLDRELKPDAKKRDILNQILAYPPCTRLTAHEKGLIWKYRYYLVNNKKALTKLLQSTNLTEENERKEVLDLMDIWAEIDIDDAIELLGPVYKNLSVRSYAVNRLKKASDTELELYLLQLVQAVCFESSSTWSDKSNSAFTIVNMDQSKNGNITPKSLTPHMMASLDSMERSEAESTGAESSVVISPLAEFLIRRVMNNTRLGNYFYWFLKSEINGCQYLVHILDSFISRLPDEKRSLINDQLKLVTILKECCLEIKKLKDSTPKKQELLHYLMVSKMRPFLRNNNVALPIDPEVVAVDVVVEECRIFKSSLSPLKITFRTKDRLKYSLMFKVGDDLRQDQFVVQIITLMNALLKNENVDLKLTPYRILATGGTEGAIEFIPNDTMANILSKHHGILPFLRSNFPDDEEHLGVQDWVMDNFVKSCAGYCVITYILGVGDRHLDNLLITPDGRFFHADFGYILGRDPKPFPPLMKLPPQIIEAFGGAESNNYNKFRSYCFVAYSILRRNAGLILNLFELMKTSDLPDIKIDPDGAILKVKEKFCLNMSEEQATVHFQNLINASVSALLPLVIDHLHNLAQYWRS from the coding sequence ATGCCCAGTCAGAGTATCACTTTTGTAGTATCTCAAGAACTTAACACTCCATTGAGGATTAAAGTAGTGTCATTAGATGGTTGTAAACGTTTGTTACAGCCTTCGCAGAGGTTTACCCAATCACATTTGGCTAAGAAAGTCTCTAATCTAAGAGTTATTAGTGacctttttgtttctgtaCAAGTATTTGATAAAGAGAGAAATAGGATGTTAACACCTCCTGTATACACCCAGCATGTTCCATTCAAGAATGGTCGTATTTGGAACCAGTGGCTAGCGCTCCCTATCAATATAAATCAATTGGATCAGAATAGCACTTTGAAGATACGCATATGGGAATATGACGGTGGAGATGAATGTTTATTTGCTGCTATGGAGACTCCAGTCTTTTCATGTGTTGATGGAACTTTGAAAAGGGGTAAAGAATCTATACGATTTGAGTACGGTGTTTCTGACTCTTCTAAAGTAGAGGTCAGTGATATCCAAAGATTAATGAACAAATACGACCAAGGAGAGATAAAAGCGGTGGATTGGTTAGATAATTTGACgttcaaaaaattagaGAGCATGCAAAAGGAGATGCGGCTACCTAAGGGAACGTTTCTGTTAAATATTGAATTCCCGTATATTGAATTGCGAGTGGTTTATACGGAGACTGTCAATCCAGATGTACAGAAAAACATACCGACGTTACATAACTTTGAGCAACTTAATGAAGCAACTGAAAGCAAGCAAGATACCCAAGCTAAAATATCGATAGGGGATTCACATCAGTCAACTCTGAAGTTTTATGACCCTGATCAATACAATGTTGACGTGATAGAAGAAAAATTTCAAAGGTTAGAAAGATCTTCAAAGAGTTCTACATTGGATCGTGAATTAAAACCTGATGCTAAGAAGCGTGATATACTGAACCAAATACTTGCATATCCTCCATGCACTAGACTGACTGCTCATGAAAAGGGACTAATCTGGAAATACCGATATTATTTGGTGAATAATAAGAAGGCTTTGACAAAGTTACTACAGAGCACCAACTtaacagaagaaaatgaacgTAAAGAAGTCCTTGACCTAATGGATATCTGGGCCGAAATCGACATTGATGATGCCATTGAGTTGTTGGGTCCGGTCTACAAAAACCTTTCGGTCAGATCCTATGCTGTTAACAGACTGAAGAAAGCTTCTGACACTGAATTGGAATTATACCTTCTCCAACTTGTTCAAGCAGTATGCTTTGAAAGTTCGTCTACCTGGTCCGACAAGTCTAATAGTGCATTTACTATCGTTAATATGGACCAAAGCAAGAATGGAAACATTACACCAAAATCCCTTACTCCACACATGATGGCTTCATTAGATAGTATGGAAAGGTCGGAGGCAGAATCAACTGGTGCGGAGAGTTCTGTTGTTATTTCCCCATTAGCAGAGTTCTTAATCAGGCGTGTGATGAATAACACTAGGCTTGGGAACTATTTTTACTGGTTCCTAAAATCAGAGATAAACGGGTGCCAGTATTTAGTCCACATTCTGGATAGCTTTATATCAAGACTACCCGATGAAAAACGATCACTGATAAATGACCAATTAAAATTAGTAACAATATTGAAAGAATGTTGTTTAGAAATAAAGAAACTCAAAGATTCGACTCCTAAAAAACAGGAACTGTTGCATTATCTAATGGTGTCAAAAATGAGACCTTTTTTGCGCAACAACAATGTTGCATTACCTATAGATCCGGAGGTGGTCGCGGTTGATGTAGTTGTTGAAGAGTGTAGAATCTTCAAGAGTTCCCTGTCTCCATTAAAAATAACTTTTAGAACGAAAGATAGGCTTAAATATTCCCTTATGTTTAAGGTTGGAGACGATTTAAGGCAGGACCAATTTGTTGTTCAAATCATTACCTTGATGAATGCTTTGctaaaaaatgaaaatgtgGACCTAAAATTAACTCCATACAGAATTTTAGCAACAGGCGGAACTGAAGGTGCAATTGAGTTCATCCCTAATGATACTATGGCAAATATTTTGAGCAAACATCATGGAATCCTCCCATTTTTAAGGAGTAACTTTCCTGATGACGAGGAGCATCTGGGCGTTCAAGATTGGGTCATGGAcaattttgtaaaatcCTGCGCAGGCTACTGTGTAATAACATATATCCTTGGTGTTGGTGACAGACACttggataatttattaattaCTCCAGATGGGAGGTTTTTCCATGCAGATTTCGGTTACATCCTAGGACGTGATCCAAAACCATTTCCCCCACTAATGAAACTTCCCCCTCAAATAATTGAAGCGTTTGGTGGGGCAGAGTCcaataattataataaattcAGAAGCTATTGTTTCGTAGCATATTCTATCTTGAGAAGAAACGCAGGTTTAATTCTTAACTTGTTtgaattgatgaaaacatCTGACCTTCCTGACATCAAGATCGACCCTGATGGCGCAATTTTAAAGGTAAAGGAAAAATTCTGCTTGAACATGTCAGAAGAACAAGCTACAGtgcattttcaaaatcttaTCAATGCAAGTGTTAGCGCCTTATTACCTCTGGTTATTGATCATCTGCACAACTTGGCTCAGTATTGGCGCTCTTAA